From the genome of Sporomusa sphaeroides DSM 2875:
TATGCCAGGTCTCGTTGATCCTCATGTCCATTTATTTTTGGAAGGCATTTCAGACGCAAAAGCACGTACTTTGCGCTGGAAGGAGGATAAGGAAACAACACTGCTCCGGGCGGTCAATAACCTAAGGCGAACCATTTGTCAGGGCGTAACGACGGTTCGTGATTTAGGCGGCCCCTACGGGATAAGCACCTTTTTAAAAAAGGCTGTAAATCAGGGAACTATTCCGGGCCCCAGAGTGTTTACGGCCGGACAAGCTATTTCCATAACCGGCGGGCATTTTCATTATGCCGGCGGGCGGGAGGCTGACGGACCGGATGAAATGGTTAAGGCGGTGCGGGAACAGGTCAGAAGCGGTGCCGATTGCATCAAGCTTATGATGACAGGCTGTGTCAACTTTGTTGCCCAAGACGCCGGTATTGTGGAACTGTCGCTGGCAGAAGCCAAGACAGGCGTCAATGAAGCGCAGCGGTTAAACCGGCAGGTTGCTGTACACGCAAACGGTATAGCCGGCGTGCGTCAGGCACTGGCTGTCGGTGTGGCTACCATCGAGCATGGGGCGCTAATTGATGAAGCTACGGCAGATATCATGGCTGACAGTGCTGTGTATTGGATACCCACCCTGGTGCCGTTTGAGCGTATGCTGGACTATGGCCGTACCCATCAGACCAGGACCTTGCCGCCGGCGGGCATTGAGACAGTATACTTGCGGCATAAAGCGATGGTAGTGCGGGCCTATCGGTCAGGTGCCAGGATTGTTGCCGGTACTGATGCCGGAGCACTCGGGGTAGAGCATGGTGATATCTGGCGGGAGCTTTATTTGCTGGCCGAGTGTGGCTTGCCGGCCGCTGCGGTGCTTCAGGCTGCTACCGGCTTAGCGGCGCAGGCGATAGGTGCCGATCAGGAACTTGGGACCCTGGAAATGGGTAAACGGGCAGATTTGCTGGTGCTGGCCGGCAATCCGCTAACCGATATCGCGTGTATAAAAAATGTTGTAAAAGTATTTAAGGATGGGGTGGCTCAATAATCAGTTAATGGAGTTGGTAGTGATGGAAGCAATTGAGAACCTGAAAGCCGGCTTAGCGGCAAACGGCTATCTGGCTGATAATAATTTAGCGGCAGCAATGTATTTGGCCGAGAACCTGGAGAAGCCGCTGCTCTTGGAAGGGCCGGCCGGTGTTGGCAAAACCGAGTTGGCAAAGGCGTGGTCACGGCTGCGCAACCGGCGGCTTATCCGTCTGCAATGTTATGAAGGTCTTGACGAAAGCAAGGCGCTGTATGAGTGGAACTATCAAAAACAGCTGTTATACATCCAGATTGAGGCATTGGCGCAAAGCGGCTGGGAAACAGGGCGGCAGCAGATCTTTGATCAGGAATTCCTGCTAAAACGACCGCTGCTAACGGCGCTTACCAGTCCGGAACCGGTGGTGCTCTTAATTGATGAGATTGACAAAAGCGATCAGGAGTTTGAAAGCTTCCTCCTGGAGGCCTTATCTGACTGGCAGGTAACCATTCCCGAACTTGGCACCATAAGTGCCGTTACCCGGCCGCATGTTGTGCTGACTTCCAATAGCACCCGGGAATTAGGTGATGCGCTGCGCCGCCGGTGCCTGCATTTTCACATTGATTATCCTGATTTTGAACGGGAAATGGCGATTGTTGAGTTGAATGCTCCGCAAATTGACCGGAAGTTTGCCAATCAGCTTGTCGAATTTGTTCAAAATCTTCGCAAACAGCCGCTCAAGAAGCCGCCCAGTGTTACCGAGAGTATTGATTGGGCATTATCCATGCATCTTTTTGGCGGCGAATTAACGCCAGAAGCAGTCCGCGCTACGCTTACCGCACTGCTCAAATATACCAAAGACCGTGAGCTTGTCGCCGATAAGCTGCCATATTTACTTAAGCCATGAAACATTTGATTGTCGAATTTGTCCGTTTACTGCGGAAAGCCGGTCTAACGGTAACCACCATGGAAGCCGCCGATGCCCTGCGGTCGGCCGAACTCATTGGCTTTAACCCGGTGCTGCTGCGGGGCGTGCTGGAAACCACGCTGGTCAAAAGCATGTGGGAGCGGCCGGTCTTTGCTGCTTTATTTGATCTTTATTTTGATTTAGCACCGCCGGCGTCCGAACAAGCGGCTCATAATCAGGAACTGCTGACAATTAAAGCCGCTACCGCTGATGGCAGTGGCCGCAGTTCAGCAGGCGCCGGTGGCGATGCCGAAGGTCTGCTGGAAACCATTGATAGTCAGCCGGCCGTTGTGCTGGAAGACTTGGCCAGGCAATTTACCAGAGATATAGCTCTTGCCAGTGCAGAGCCGGAAGAAATATCGCAAAAGCTGCGGGCTGTTCAGGTCAAACTCAGATGGTTTGAAGCCGTTAACAAAATTGAGCGTCAATATGTAAATAAACAGATGAAAGAAGGCCGGTTTCAGAATTGGCAAAAGCTGTTTGCCCAGTTGGAGGCACTTATCCGCCGGGAACTGGAGCGTAAAGCGGTCAGGCAATTTGGCCGTCAGCATATCGTGCAGTTGGTTGAGTATGCTAACATCAGGCGCCGGGAATTTGATGGCCTGGCTGCGGCAGAAATTATCACCGTGGAGCAGGAGATTGCCAAACTGGCCAAAAAATTGGCCGAAAGGCCTGGCATTCGGCTGCGGCGGGCCAAACGCGGCAAGGTGGATCTTCGCCGCACCTTCCGGGAAGTAGTTCGCACCGGCGGCTGCCCGCTGCATTTAAAATACCGGGATAAGAGCAAGAGTAAGGTGGATTTATGGCTATTATGTGACGTTTCCAACTCGGTAGAACAGTTTAGCCGGTTTATGCTGCAACTGGTGCAGGCGGCTAACAGGCGTTATGCCAACATCCGCTCGTTTGTGTTTGTTGATGAAGCCGTTGAAGTTACCGAGTGGTTTAAAAATCAGGATGTTAATGCTTTTTTGCAGGCCAGGCATTTACGCGACCGATTTAACCGCCGGGTAGGTTTGTCACGTTATGATTTTGTTTTTGAACAACTGGCCCGGCATGAGCTTTCGGCCATTAGTAGCCGCACTAAACTAATTATTTTAGGGGATGGCCGGAATAACTGGCATCCGGGCGGGGCGGACGAACTGGCTAAAATTGCCGAACAGGCTGAGGCCATCTACTGGCTGAATCCTCTGCCGGAGAAAGAGTGGTTTACCGGAGACTGTCTCATGCAAGAGTATTTGCCATATTGCCGGCAAGTGTTTGAATGCCGCAATTTGGAGCAATTAACCAATGTAGCCAGCCATATTCTATGAATGTGGCCGACTAGTATATTCCACAATAAAATTGCCGGTGCAGGCAGCACCTGAAACCGGCTTGGCTTTAACAGGGTATTTTTATTTTTTGTCCGTAGGTCTTAATATAGGAATCACAAGGCTGTTGATCGCTGCCAAAAATAATCGTGGCACTATGCAGGAAGGTCTGATTGAAAAAATAACGCAGATCATAAATGTGCACAAATTTAGCATGTTGCTGGTGATCCTGATGTTCAGTAAAATAGCTAAACGGCGTAAACGACGAAAAAAATTCGCCCAAAACGGTTTTTTGTGCACCCTGGGCAGCCGGAGATAAGGCTTGTTTGGCCAGTTCGGTATGAATCATGAACGCCTGATGAAATACACCGATTTGCCCGACATAATAGTGGTTATTGGTTTCAATAACAAAATCCCAGAAGCGGGTACTCTTAAGGGATGGCATAAGCAGCATTCGCATAATTGCATTGCTGCCAAAATGGTGTCTGCACCGATTGGTTGCACGTAGCTTAAGTATAAATCTTACCGCAATATACAAACCGGTTACGGCAAAAAAGAGCAGGGAAGTCTCCCGCGCCGGCAGGCCTGGAACAAATACGGCAAGCATAATGATTAGCAGTAACGGATCAAACACATTTAACAGACTGAAGCTTTTGCGTTCCCGGCTAAATGGCCACAAGACGGCTGCGCCATGGGCATTAAAGAAATCCATAATACTATGTGACAGACCTCCGAGAAAAGACCAAACAAAAACGTCAACAGGTGCTGTCGCTGGTGACGCTAAGAAAAAGCCGGCAGTAATCAAACCTGACCACAGGATAAGCCCGGGGATGGAATGCGAGAAAGCCCGGTGCTGACGGAGTAAAGCGAGTTTTCCCCGGACGCTGGCAATAACATCAAAATCAGGTGCCTGAGCACCGATAATACTTGCTACATAAATAGGGTCGCCAATGCTTAACGGGTGTCCTGATAAACCTGCAACAGCAATACCCAGCAAGGCATGGGAGAAAGTATCCATGCGATCGAAACCTCCCCAACTAGGTGACATAACATATCAATACTT
Proteins encoded in this window:
- a CDS encoding metal-dependent hydrolase family protein; this encodes MNLFKIGLLIEGTGRYRETCYLAVEQGRIAGIGQAGDFAADCVAAAVDYTQYTVMPGLVDPHVHLFLEGISDAKARTLRWKEDKETTLLRAVNNLRRTICQGVTTVRDLGGPYGISTFLKKAVNQGTIPGPRVFTAGQAISITGGHFHYAGGREADGPDEMVKAVREQVRSGADCIKLMMTGCVNFVAQDAGIVELSLAEAKTGVNEAQRLNRQVAVHANGIAGVRQALAVGVATIEHGALIDEATADIMADSAVYWIPTLVPFERMLDYGRTHQTRTLPPAGIETVYLRHKAMVVRAYRSGARIVAGTDAGALGVEHGDIWRELYLLAECGLPAAAVLQAATGLAAQAIGADQELGTLEMGKRADLLVLAGNPLTDIACIKNVVKVFKDGVAQ
- a CDS encoding AAA family ATPase, with translation MEAIENLKAGLAANGYLADNNLAAAMYLAENLEKPLLLEGPAGVGKTELAKAWSRLRNRRLIRLQCYEGLDESKALYEWNYQKQLLYIQIEALAQSGWETGRQQIFDQEFLLKRPLLTALTSPEPVVLLIDEIDKSDQEFESFLLEALSDWQVTIPELGTISAVTRPHVVLTSNSTRELGDALRRRCLHFHIDYPDFEREMAIVELNAPQIDRKFANQLVEFVQNLRKQPLKKPPSVTESIDWALSMHLFGGELTPEAVRATLTALLKYTKDRELVADKLPYLLKP
- a CDS encoding VWA domain-containing protein; the encoded protein is MKHLIVEFVRLLRKAGLTVTTMEAADALRSAELIGFNPVLLRGVLETTLVKSMWERPVFAALFDLYFDLAPPASEQAAHNQELLTIKAATADGSGRSSAGAGGDAEGLLETIDSQPAVVLEDLARQFTRDIALASAEPEEISQKLRAVQVKLRWFEAVNKIERQYVNKQMKEGRFQNWQKLFAQLEALIRRELERKAVRQFGRQHIVQLVEYANIRRREFDGLAAAEIITVEQEIAKLAKKLAERPGIRLRRAKRGKVDLRRTFREVVRTGGCPLHLKYRDKSKSKVDLWLLCDVSNSVEQFSRFMLQLVQAANRRYANIRSFVFVDEAVEVTEWFKNQDVNAFLQARHLRDRFNRRVGLSRYDFVFEQLARHELSAISSRTKLIILGDGRNNWHPGGADELAKIAEQAEAIYWLNPLPEKEWFTGDCLMQEYLPYCRQVFECRNLEQLTNVASHIL
- a CDS encoding metal-dependent hydrolase, with protein sequence MDTFSHALLGIAVAGLSGHPLSIGDPIYVASIIGAQAPDFDVIASVRGKLALLRQHRAFSHSIPGLILWSGLITAGFFLASPATAPVDVFVWSFLGGLSHSIMDFFNAHGAAVLWPFSRERKSFSLLNVFDPLLLIIMLAVFVPGLPARETSLLFFAVTGLYIAVRFILKLRATNRCRHHFGSNAIMRMLLMPSLKSTRFWDFVIETNNHYYVGQIGVFHQAFMIHTELAKQALSPAAQGAQKTVLGEFFSSFTPFSYFTEHQDHQQHAKFVHIYDLRYFFNQTFLHSATIIFGSDQQPCDSYIKTYGQKIKIPC